In Gossypium arboreum isolate Shixiya-1 chromosome 3, ASM2569848v2, whole genome shotgun sequence, the sequence CGTGCCTAGTCTCGGCCTCGGactcgggtgaggggtgttacacaatcaaCATTTCCAACTGCTAGCTGCATATGCCTCTTACCACTACTGCCAACAAAGAAACCTATGGTGATGCATACAATACGTAATATCGAGTAAGAAAATAATATCTTATACATTGACTTCTCCTTCTTGATAACTTTCATTTTTTACTTCATGGTCATCATTTCCTTAATGCTAGTTCTCCTTTAACACCACAAACTAGTCTACCTCCTTCAACCTAAATGTCAGTAATGCTACTGCTACCATTTTGGCTACCATCAAATGTAACCAAATCTATAACCTTCTTTTTAAGTGATGAATTCTCCTTTGAAAGATTCTGTTCACAGTCACATAATTGACGCAATAATTCAGTCGCACGGTCACACATTTGCCCATTGTACCACTTGAAGAAATCACAACCACCATCCTACAAACAAACCCCAAATGAGTGacaacaaaaaaatttaaatcataaACCCTCAACCTAGGGAAATTTTTGAAATCATCCAAATTGAGCTAAAGTAGCAAATAAAAATCTTCTTCACTTACCCGAAAATTTGAACAACCATAAACCTCCTCCCCAGATTTAAATCACTCCATGAAGTGTCTCTTGGAGCTAATTTTTTATAGTGACATTTTACTACTTCCGCATTGTACACATACTCCCTCCGCGATGAACTAACAATATATGCATACCTTGATTTCTTCCTCGAATCATTCGAACAATGTGATTACCATTCTCTAAGCTGGCTATTCGAGCTATGTGATTTAGATTGAGAAAATTTTCTGAATCCATGATTCCAAAAGGCAAGGAAGAAAAATAACACTTTCCTAGAGTTTATGAGATTTCACGATTTGAGAATAAAGGATTAGAGATTTCATGATTTGGGAATAAGGGATTAAGGATGTAGAAAATTTCCTCAATCCATGATTCAAATTAAGAGATTGCTAAAGTTTTTAGGGATTTCGTGATTTGGGGATTTCACGATTTGGGGttatttttttagattattttttaattttatatttaattcttttttttcaCGTCATCTTGAACCTGGCACGCCATGTAGGCAATTTTGTTGACCGGCGCTTGACTAATGGTCAACTAACATTTTCCATTAAAATTGGGCTGAATTGTGAAAAAATCATTACGCTAAGGGCCACAATAAAAAAAAAGGTCAATAGTACAAAACCAAAAAACTTTAAACATTGAGGTATTTTTCACAATTAtacttaaaaaaaggaaaaagaagaagaaatcatGTTAGCATGAAACAGACCTTGAAAGGAGCACCCGAAAACAAGGAAAAATGTAAGAAAAAAAAGGTATATTTCATGGAGTCTCACACTTTAATTACATCCCATACTTGTCAGTTTCAAAAACGGATATATAATCATCTTTCACCGTTACATTCACATGGAAAGCTAAAGCTAGCAAAAGAATAAAACTTCCATTATTCTCTTCCTACATTCATATTTTCAAGTTATGGATATTCTTATCAAACCAACGCTAAAGCTGTTTATTTCATTTGCTATTTTGATGGTTCAGTATGGCAATGCAGAACGAGTTCCTGCGCTTTTTGTGTTTGGAGATTCTCTGGTTGATGTGGGCAACAACAATTTCCTTAACTCAATTGCCAAGTCTAATTATTTCCCTTATGGTATTGATTTCAATATGCAGCCTACTGGAAGATTTTGTAATGGAAAAACCTTTGTTGACATTATCGGTATGTTATTAATCTACTCACGTATTTTCTCCTTTTTAACTGGTGCATATTTCTTGTTTGAAGTTCAGTGGCATATATAGGAGCATCGCTGGGCTgccccttaaaatgaaaaattatttatttagtctttttaaaaaatttccttaaaatgaaaaattatttagtctttttaaaaatttaaaattttaattaataaaaataaaattatactttggtctccctaaaaatgataaaattttaattaatcctttacaaattataaatatttaggctattaaaattacaatttaattttggcctaaaaataaaacttttataattaaaaaaatagtgAAGATTTTATTTTGACTCTTGAATTTTTATCCCAAGTTTCTTAACATAAAAGTTCTAACTTTGCTCCTAAATTATTATACATACATGGATGTAGGAGAGATGCTGGGTGTCCCTTATCCTTCTCCCTTTGCTGATCCCAACACTGCAGGAGTTAAACTACTAGGAGGAGTGAACTATGCTTCAGCAGCCGCTGGAATCCTTGACGAGAGTGGCCaacattatgtatgtattttggtaaaaagaagaaaaaattacATTTGCTCTATTATTGTTCCACAGATTTGTTGTTTGTATGGGATGAAAATCAGAAATGTATGGATGCAGGGTGAACGTTATAGCCTAAGACAACAAGTATTGAATTTCGAAACCACGTTGGATCAACTACGAACAATGATGGGGCATGATAATTTGACGAGTTTCCTTGCCAAATCCATAGCAATTTCGGTGTTTGGGAGCAATGATTACATCAACAATTACCTCATGCCTTCTATCTACTCTTCAAGCTTCAATTACAATCCTGCACAATTTAGCAACTTGCTTCTCAACCGCTATGCCCCCCAACTTCTGGTAAAATTTTATTCTATATATTTAATACATTTTCTGTACATCAATTTATATACTAACTTATTAATTATGTAATGTCATGTGTTACAAGTTTTTTCATGATTTTCTTAACGAGGCATCAttaggtaaaagtatcatggaggtcCATGTATTAAGAGTCAAAttgtattttgttttctttactaaaaaaaatAAGCAAATTAGTCCATGTAAGTcaaattaaagagtaaattagtcatctatattaaaaaatttatccatttgtattgttaaaatTGGCGTGGCTAACGTAATAATTAGAAAGTGACATGACTTATTACATGTACCTCATGTTGATATACAATGaccaattttaataataaaataaataaaaattttaatgaatgaTCGGTTTGTTCTTTAATCTAACAACAGAAATTTATTTacctaattttaaaatagaagtGACAAAATAAAATTTGACTCTTAGGAGTTTTATAATACTTTTATCAATATTGTCATTACGTAATTAATTattagtatatttatatattgaaaatatattaaatgtttgATTGTGAGCCAAAATTAAATTGTAGTGGAAATTAACTTTACATAAAAAGTGATGGtcgctttttctttttcatttaactttatatatattaattttgggTATTGGTGTAGACGTTATACAATTTAGGAATAAGGAAAATGTTTATAGCTGGAATTGGACCGCTTGGTTGCATCCCTAACCAAAGAGCCACAGGACAGGCAGCGCCGGGAAGATGTGTAGATTACGTTAATGATATACTGGGCACTTTCAACCAAGGCTTAAAATCATTGGTAGATCAACTAAATAAGCGTCCTGGAGCAATCGTTACATATGGCAATACTTATGGTGCCGTGGGTGACATCCTAAATAATCCTTCCACTTACGGTAACAAATCCCAAAACCTAATCATATatcaaatttattttatattagcgAAGATTTAGACTTTTAAGGAGTTACAAATAGAATAGTAAGTGTTACAATTatactaaaaattaaattattattaaaatgacTATAAACTTTCGgatttattaataaaaatgaaatttttaatattttgaagtTTTATTATCAATTATAAATGTGGATTTAATTCAAACTTGTAACTCCACAGTTAAGATTGAGAAATTGACACGtcttattttttcaaatataactTAAGGACAAGTGTCAATTTTTCGTTTCCGCTCATAAAGTTAAAAGAGTTCACCCTCAACCTACCAAATAATTACCCAATTATAAGTATATTAAGTATTGAAATTtgaaagtataaaaataaaaacataaaaaagcaTTGCAGGATTCAACGTGGTTGAAAAGGGATGCTGTGGAATAGGGAGGAACCAAGGGCAAATAACATGTCTACCATTTGCATATCCTTGTACAAACAGAGACCAATACGTGTTTTGGGATGCTTTCCATCCTACACAAGCTGCTAATGTTATTCTGGCTCGTCGTGCTTTCTATGGGCCACCTCTGGATACGTATCCCCTAAACATCCAACAAATGACTCTTATCCATTGatctttctctattttttttcctttaataaaactattatatatatatactagaagAAGATTCTGGCTTTGTCGCGGGTAAACAAATTCTTTCTTTGCGACCCGGGTTTAAGTTGATCATGGCATGAATGCTATATAAGATTCTGTAAACAAcaatattttcttgatttttagtAGCATGAAGCAATGATAGATTTCCCAATGATATGTTGAATACATGCAACAGACTATTTGCATATGTTTATGGGTGGTGGCACAAGTATCCTTGTTGAATTAAGATTGTCGCCCACCTTGTTTATTCGgagctttatttttttaatttattagaaTTTTCAAATATATTGGACATTCACTAAGTTCTTTACAAATGTCCAACATTGATGGAAGAGATAAGATAGATGAAAATTGATGAATCAATGAAAACTAAAATACTTTAATGTCAATTCACACATTCATTGAAAAAAAGACTTCGTTTGGAACCATTTTCTTTATGGATTTTTATGCAAGTACTtatgtttttctttgttttcaatgGACTACTAGCTATGCAAATCATGAGTTTGAAAATACTGGAAAAGATTTGAATTGTAGAAAGCaaggaataaaattttatgggaaTCCAAAAC encodes:
- the LOC108459376 gene encoding GDSL esterase/lipase At1g71250 isoform X1 translates to MDILIKPTLKLFISFAILMVQYGNAERVPALFVFGDSLVDVGNNNFLNSIAKSNYFPYGIDFNMQPTGRFCNGKTFVDIIGEMLGVPYPSPFADPNTAGVKLLGGVNYASAAAGILDESGQHYGERYSLRQQVLNFETTLDQLRTMMGHDNLTSFLAKSIAISVFGSNDYINNYLMPSIYSSSFNYNPAQFSNLLLNRYAPQLLTLYNLGIRKMFIAGIGPLGCIPNQRATGQAAPGRCVDYVNDILGTFNQGLKSLVDQLNKRPGAIVTYGNTYGAVGDILNNPSTYGFNVVEKGCCGIGRNQGQITCLPFAYPCTNRDQYVFWDAFHPTQAANVILARRAFYGPPLDTYPLNIQQMTLIH
- the LOC108459376 gene encoding GDSL esterase/lipase At1g71250 isoform X2 — translated: MDILIKPTLKLFISFAILMVQYGNAERVPALFVFGDSLVDVGNNNFLNSIAKSNYFPYGIDFNMQPTGRFCNGKTFVDIIGVKLLGGVNYASAAAGILDESGQHYGERYSLRQQVLNFETTLDQLRTMMGHDNLTSFLAKSIAISVFGSNDYINNYLMPSIYSSSFNYNPAQFSNLLLNRYAPQLLTLYNLGIRKMFIAGIGPLGCIPNQRATGQAAPGRCVDYVNDILGTFNQGLKSLVDQLNKRPGAIVTYGNTYGAVGDILNNPSTYGFNVVEKGCCGIGRNQGQITCLPFAYPCTNRDQYVFWDAFHPTQAANVILARRAFYGPPLDTYPLNIQQMTLIH